The Setaria viridis chromosome 9, Setaria_viridis_v4.0, whole genome shotgun sequence sequence GCTTAATAAGACCGTCAACCTATAATGAAGAGACGTAGTTGGTGAGATCATGCACCGACACAGTTATGACGAATTGTGAATCAATTTTTACAAATGCAATGGAAGACAAACCATATCAGCGACATAGCAGAAACTCCTAGTCTGTGTTCCTGGCTTCTGGACAGTCAGGGGTTCGCCACTACAACATTGCGAAAGAAAAGGATAAGCCAACAAAATCATCTGGACACAAGTTGGgaattaaaataaaagaaacccAACAATTATTACCGAACAGCCTGAGCAATGAAGTTGCTAACAACACGGCCATCATCAATGTTCATCCTAGGCCCGTAGGTGTTGAAAATCCTGGCAATCCGGATTTCTGCAGACATAGCCGACAAATATTATAAGGACAAATCGTAAACCCAAAATTATCAGGGAACAAAAAAGGTCTACGAGCTAATAGTGAAGTTTAAGTGCACAAATAAAGTATTACCAATGCCGTGCTGCCTGTGATAGTCGAACATCAGTGTCTCTGCTACACGCTTACCCTCATCATAACAGCTCCTGACTCCtgatagaaaaaataaaacaaaatggtAAGAGAACTTGAAAGTTAAATTATGAAAAGCAGAGGGAAATATTCCATTTGTCAGATGAACAAATTTACCAATTGGGTTAACGTTGCCCCAGTAGGCCTCAGTTTGAGGGTGCTCAAGCGGATCACCGTAAACTTCAGAGGTTGAAGTCAACAAAATCCTACAATTGAACATAAATTCCATTAGATATAGTTTTTCACATGGAGGCATTGGAAGAATCAATGGGCATGATCACCGACCTAGCTCCAACTCTCTTTGCAAGTCCTAGCATGTTCAGGGTCCCAATAACATTTGTCTTGATGGTCTGTTCAGGACAGTACAAACATTTCAATACTATGAACGGTCAGGAAAAACTAAGAAATGGTAGTGCCTCTCACAGAGCATACCTTAAcaggattgtgcttgtagaagATTGGGGAAGCAGGGCAAGCAAGGTGGTAGATCTGGTCAACCTCCACAAGCAGCGGTTGGGTGACATCTAAAACAGTGAGAACAAATTTACAGCGTAAGTGCACAATTCATGAGGAAGAAAATACACTTAAAACGGAACAGCTGAGACGAATGATTTGTTAAACTGTTTTTCCAAGAGGAAATGAAACTATTATTGGAGTATATGATCCGTCCCATCATCACATTTTTCGTGATCAGAAATGAAGAAAGTAACACGAGCAGTGTCAGAAAATCAACTTGAATGCACATGCTTCTCCAAATATGAGTTGCCATTAGTAAGTTACAAATCAATAGCCAATGACCAATTaagagaaaaataaatttaattcaCTCAACAGACAAGTCAGGACATGCAATTGGACAAGCATTGAATATATGACAAAATAAATGCATGGTACTTCAATTGTCATTGACTACCCATGATTTTCAAATTTTCAGGGACTTCTGAAGAAGACGAAAATAACTACAACTTCTAATTGCGAGTATAGTACTACAAGTCAACAAGACAACAACTAAGGCTCAataataaattcagaaaatatTAAGCTCCATTCAACAAACAACACAGGACATGTAAGGACAAGCACAGAGACAACATAAAGACATAGCACTTTATGTGTCATTGACTATCCAAGATCAATAACTTTCAGGATGCTCTGAAAGAGAAGACTTAAAGCGATGTCAACATGATATTGAATTTGTGGCTATGCAGAGTCATAAGGTCCACTGCGGATTTACAGCCAAATGTCTTTAGGAATGCATAGTTAACTAGTTATTTTACCATGACGGATGAGTTCAAATCTTGGGTGTCCGATCCACTTCTTCAGGTTGTCTTTTGAACCAGTGAAGAAGTTGTCAGCAACAATGACCTGGACACAACAGAACAGGGTCAAATAAATGTCCGAAAGACAGGATCTGTAACAAGGATACTAGAACTCAATGGTTTCTCCACTTTAAATATGAAGCATGAAAAACACTAACGT is a genomic window containing:
- the LOC117835856 gene encoding UDP-glucuronic acid decarboxylase 6; translated protein: MAQKETNGSNGEHTTRPPPTPSPLRFSKFFQANLRILVTGGAGFIGSHLVDKLMENEKHEVIVADNFFTGSKDNLKKWIGHPRFELIRHDVTQPLLVEVDQIYHLACPASPIFYKHNPVKTIKTNVIGTLNMLGLAKRVGARILLTSTSEVYGDPLEHPQTEAYWGNVNPIGVRSCYDEGKRVAETLMFDYHRQHGIEIRIARIFNTYGPRMNIDDGRVVSNFIAQAVRGEPLTVQKPGTQTRSFCYVADMVDGLIKLMNGNNTGPINLGNPGEFTMLELAENVKELINPEVTVTMTENTPDDPRQRKPDITKAKEVLGWEPKVVLRDGLVFMEDDFRERLAVPKKA